A genomic stretch from Nocardia wallacei includes:
- a CDS encoding DUF885 domain-containing protein, whose protein sequence is MDAHEELIDLAERYWDSVLESSPSSATLLGDRRFDDRIEDLSEGAEQLLLSAWQAMLGEVTVLDPARLDARDRITRSLLQNELESGIDRLSWRPAELASDQMDGVHAGILTLAPQVNAPRPEHAWALVRRHRQFGTLLGQAVERFRAGLRAGRTPARITIERSLNQLDGYLAGDLATDPFVTFPGPAEWNEENAWRATLSEVARDVIRPAFQAYRDMLADELLPAARPDDRPGLCWLGADGEDIYRRLLRHHTTLPDLGADEIHALGLAELELLREEYAEVGERLFGTTEQAAIFARLREDATLRYTDGAEILADAKRCLSAATAEMPRWFGRLPRERCEIAPVPDFLAADAPGAYYFPPAADGSRPGAYFVNLHQAQGRNRFETAAVAYHEAIPGHHLQLTIANELDRLPRFQRQSFSNTAFVEGWALYTERLADEMGLYDDDLARVGMLAADSWRSCRLVVDTGLHAKGWSRQRAIDFMTANAPVAVSEILVEVDRYIAIPGQAVAYKVGQLEIRRQRALAAERLGADFDIRAFHDVVLGAGSVSLPVLRELAATL, encoded by the coding sequence ATGGACGCGCACGAGGAGCTGATCGATCTCGCCGAACGGTATTGGGACAGCGTGCTCGAGTCGTCGCCCAGCTCGGCAACCCTGCTGGGGGACAGGCGCTTCGACGACCGCATCGAGGATCTGTCCGAAGGGGCCGAACAGCTGCTGCTGTCGGCCTGGCAGGCGATGCTGGGTGAGGTGACGGTGCTGGATCCGGCGCGCCTGGACGCGCGCGACCGCATCACCCGCAGCCTGCTGCAGAACGAACTCGAGTCCGGGATCGATCGACTGTCCTGGCGACCGGCGGAGCTGGCGTCGGATCAGATGGACGGTGTGCACGCCGGCATCCTGACGCTGGCCCCGCAGGTCAACGCGCCCCGCCCGGAGCACGCGTGGGCCCTCGTGCGGCGGCACCGGCAGTTCGGCACGCTGCTGGGCCAGGCGGTCGAGCGGTTCCGGGCGGGACTGAGAGCCGGTCGCACGCCCGCCCGGATCACCATCGAGCGCTCCCTCAACCAGCTCGACGGCTACCTCGCCGGCGACCTCGCGACCGACCCGTTCGTCACCTTCCCCGGCCCTGCCGAGTGGAATGAGGAAAACGCTTGGCGTGCAACGCTGTCCGAGGTGGCCCGGGACGTGATCCGCCCGGCCTTCCAGGCCTACCGCGACATGCTCGCCGACGAACTGCTCCCCGCCGCACGGCCCGACGACCGACCCGGCCTGTGCTGGCTGGGCGCTGACGGAGAGGACATCTACCGTCGCCTGCTCCGCCACCACACCACCCTGCCGGACCTGGGCGCCGACGAGATCCACGCGCTGGGCCTGGCCGAGCTGGAGCTGCTGCGCGAGGAGTACGCCGAGGTGGGCGAGCGGCTGTTCGGCACCACCGAGCAGGCCGCCATCTTCGCGCGGCTGCGGGAGGACGCCACGCTGCGCTACACCGACGGCGCGGAGATCCTCGCCGACGCGAAGCGGTGCCTGAGTGCCGCGACCGCCGAGATGCCGCGCTGGTTCGGGCGGCTGCCGCGCGAAAGGTGCGAGATCGCACCGGTCCCGGACTTCCTGGCCGCGGACGCACCCGGCGCGTACTACTTCCCGCCCGCCGCCGACGGCTCCCGGCCCGGCGCGTACTTCGTCAACCTGCACCAGGCGCAGGGCCGCAACCGATTCGAGACCGCCGCGGTGGCCTACCACGAGGCCATTCCGGGCCACCACCTGCAACTCACCATCGCCAACGAGCTCGACAGGTTGCCGCGCTTCCAGCGGCAGTCGTTCAGCAATACCGCCTTCGTGGAGGGGTGGGCGCTCTACACCGAGCGGCTGGCCGACGAAATGGGTTTGTACGACGACGATCTCGCGCGGGTCGGCATGCTGGCGGCCGACTCCTGGCGTTCGTGCCGGCTGGTGGTCGACACCGGATTGCACGCCAAGGGCTGGAGCCGGCAGCGGGCGATCGACTTCATGACCGCCAACGCGCCGGTCGCGGTGTCGGAGATCCTGGTCGAGGTCGACCGCTACATCGCCATCCCGGGTCAGGCCGTCGCCTACAAGGTGGGTCAGCTGGAGATCCGCCGGCAGCGAGCGCTGGCGGCCGAACGGCTCGGGGCGGACTTCGACATCCGGGCGTTCCACGACGTCGTCCTGGGTGCGGGCTCGGTGAGCCTGCCGGTGCTGCGGGAACTGGCCGCCACGCTGTAG
- a CDS encoding DUF305 domain-containing protein has translation MSLSRTRITLAGTGIAAALLVAGCGDDSGDTTAAPTTSATGMSDMPGMHHGTPSSTAAPTRTDFTDADVTFLQMMYPHHAQAVDMAKLVPGRTQNQQLVALAANVERAQAPEMQRFTELLSAFGKPAPSAMGHEMPGMMSQEEMTALRDATGPEFDRKWLTMMIAHHQGAIDMANTELAQGVNPDARTLAQSISTAQQAEIQQMRAMLGQG, from the coding sequence ATGTCCCTCTCGCGTACCCGAATCACCTTGGCAGGCACCGGAATCGCCGCGGCGCTGCTCGTCGCCGGTTGTGGTGACGACTCCGGCGACACGACGGCCGCGCCCACCACCTCGGCGACCGGTATGTCGGATATGCCCGGCATGCACCACGGCACGCCGTCGAGCACCGCCGCCCCGACTCGAACCGACTTCACCGACGCCGACGTGACCTTCCTGCAGATGATGTATCCGCACCACGCGCAGGCCGTCGACATGGCGAAGCTGGTACCGGGCCGGACCCAGAATCAGCAGCTCGTCGCGCTGGCGGCGAATGTCGAGCGGGCACAGGCGCCCGAGATGCAGCGCTTCACCGAGTTGCTGAGCGCCTTCGGCAAGCCCGCGCCCAGCGCGATGGGGCACGAGATGCCCGGCATGATGTCGCAGGAGGAGATGACCGCGCTGCGCGACGCCACCGGGCCCGAATTCGACCGCAAGTGGCTGACCATGATGATCGCGCACCACCAGGGCGCGATCGATATGGCGAACACCGAACTGGCGCAGGGCGTCAACCCCGACGCCCGGACCCTCGCGCAGAGCATCAGCACCGCTCAGCAGGCGGAGATTCAGCAGATGCGGGCCATGCTCGGCCAGGGCTGA
- a CDS encoding DUF6153 family protein yields the protein MSEQPRPRSADAALGRVAGPPRPARALGYLRALGVLVLLTGVALMHAVVFAPSHAHAGPAGHTPATPTLAHTAGVAHTLGLALTHAQGHASIVGADHLDHVGETSPMPVAGQAHSAHAHAGLEQIRAGGVESIGTVAHRDPPATGDAGCADCGNAHHGLHGCVFVLVALALLLGLVMLAWVGARRPGGRLRVRLQPFAGARSPPWTVLSLPELSILRI from the coding sequence GTGAGCGAGCAACCCCGGCCGCGCAGCGCCGACGCCGCCCTTGGCCGCGTCGCCGGTCCGCCGCGCCCGGCCCGGGCGCTCGGGTATCTCCGCGCCCTGGGCGTACTGGTGCTTCTGACGGGTGTCGCGCTGATGCACGCGGTCGTCTTCGCCCCGTCCCACGCCCACGCCGGTCCGGCCGGTCACACACCCGCCACCCCGACTCTCGCGCATACCGCCGGAGTAGCGCACACCCTGGGGCTCGCGCTCACGCACGCCCAGGGGCATGCCTCGATCGTCGGCGCCGACCACCTCGATCACGTCGGCGAGACCAGCCCGATGCCCGTGGCCGGCCAGGCTCACTCCGCACATGCACACGCGGGCCTCGAGCAGATCCGGGCGGGCGGGGTCGAGTCCATCGGGACGGTCGCACATCGGGATCCGCCTGCGACCGGCGATGCCGGTTGTGCCGATTGCGGGAACGCCCACCACGGTCTGCACGGGTGCGTCTTCGTGCTGGTGGCGTTGGCGTTGCTGCTCGGCTTGGTGATGCTGGCCTGGGTCGGCGCGCGGCGGCCCGGCGGCCGGTTGCGGGTCCGACTCCAGCCGTTCGCTGGGGCGCGGTCGCCGCCCTGGACGGTGCTCTCGCTACCGGAATTGTCGATTCTGCGGATCTGA